In Vogesella indigofera, a single window of DNA contains:
- a CDS encoding acetyltransferase yields the protein MKRIGIFGTSGMAREARDIADALGYSAVFVARNAEERAAFHDSGDVILESEVGNYKDMPYAIGIGEGAVRAKIAARHANTVRFGNLIHPSATFGCGQRQHIETRSGVIICAGVRFTSNISVGDFTLFNLNATISHDSIIADYVTVSPNACILGNVSIGEAAWIGAGAIINQGSSDRKVTIGNNTLIGSGAVIITDCDADAVYVGVPGRKTK from the coding sequence GTGAAACGCATCGGCATCTTTGGCACCTCCGGCATGGCGCGCGAAGCCAGGGATATAGCAGACGCCCTGGGCTATAGCGCAGTCTTCGTGGCGCGTAACGCCGAGGAGCGCGCGGCATTCCATGATAGCGGCGATGTGATACTCGAATCCGAGGTTGGCAATTACAAGGATATGCCTTATGCCATCGGCATCGGCGAGGGCGCGGTGCGTGCAAAAATTGCGGCGCGCCACGCCAACACCGTACGCTTTGGCAATCTGATTCACCCCAGTGCCACATTTGGATGCGGCCAACGTCAGCACATCGAAACCAGAAGCGGTGTCATCATATGTGCCGGAGTGCGCTTCACCAGCAATATTTCGGTTGGTGATTTCACCCTTTTCAATCTCAATGCAACCATAAGCCACGATTCCATCATTGCCGACTATGTCACCGTGTCGCCAAACGCCTGCATTCTGGGCAATGTCAGCATCGGTGAGGCGGCCTGGATTGGCGCTGGCGCCATCATCAATCAAGGTAGCAGCGATAGAAAAGTCACCATCGGCAACAACACCTTGATCGGCTCCGGGGCAGTAATCATCACCGATTGCGATGCGGACGCTGTCTATGTAGGCGTTCCAGGCAGGAAAACTAAATGA